From Dehalococcoidia bacterium, a single genomic window includes:
- the atpF gene encoding F0F1 ATP synthase subunit B, translating to MDQLGINLPGLVAQLVNFIILFLILRAFLWPRVVGMLDERARRIKESMDRAAELQQQTARAQQEVEAQLQQARQEAQEIVARALQTADRVKAEAESDARRQADALIARARAEIQMERDRAIAELRREFADVTIMAAERVIQQSLDKERHVALIEDVLAQSGRLQSSRNG from the coding sequence GTGGATCAGCTTGGGATCAACCTTCCCGGTCTTGTCGCGCAGCTTGTCAACTTCATTATCCTCTTCTTAATCCTGCGCGCCTTCCTCTGGCCGCGTGTCGTTGGCATGCTCGACGAGCGGGCGCGGCGCATCAAGGAGAGCATGGATCGCGCTGCCGAGCTGCAGCAGCAGACAGCGCGGGCGCAGCAGGAAGTCGAGGCACAGCTCCAGCAGGCGCGTCAGGAAGCGCAGGAGATTGTCGCGCGCGCCCTCCAGACGGCCGACCGCGTCAAGGCGGAGGCAGAGAGCGATGCCCGCAGACAAGCCGATGCCCTTATTGCGCGGGCTCGCGCGGAGATCCAGATGGAGCGCGACCGCGCAATCGCCGAGTTGCGCCGCGAATTTGCGGATGTCACCATCATGGCTGCCGAGCGCGTCATTCAGCAATCGCTCGACAAAGAGCGTCACGTCGCCTTGATCGAAGACGTGCTCGCTCAGTCTGGTCGCTTGCAGAGCAGTCGCAATGGCTGA
- the atpH gene encoding ATP synthase F1 subunit delta has product MADLTVARRYAQAIFSLAKDQNRFDEWDAELTTIAEALQQPELRAALESVRAPFAAKRELIQSVFAETVSPLAKNFLLLLVQRGRLQLLDDIIAFYRRLVDEERGIARARVTTAVPLDESERERVAQRLAAITGKQIRLETAVDPTILGGLIARIGDKLIDGSTRTRLLALRQRLAAG; this is encoded by the coding sequence ATGGCTGACCTGACCGTTGCTCGCCGCTATGCCCAAGCGATCTTCAGCCTCGCGAAGGATCAGAACCGCTTCGACGAGTGGGATGCTGAGCTGACGACGATTGCCGAAGCTCTCCAGCAGCCGGAGCTGCGCGCCGCGCTCGAGAGCGTGCGAGCCCCCTTTGCGGCAAAGCGCGAGCTCATTCAGTCGGTCTTCGCGGAAACGGTCAGTCCGCTCGCGAAGAATTTTTTGCTCCTGCTTGTCCAGCGGGGACGGCTTCAGCTGCTAGACGACATCATTGCCTTTTACCGCCGGCTTGTCGATGAGGAGCGGGGGATCGCGCGGGCGCGCGTCACCACCGCGGTGCCCCTCGACGAGAGCGAGCGTGAGCGCGTGGCACAACGGCTGGCGGCGATCACGGGGAAGCAGATTCGTCTCGAAACCGCCGTTGACCCGACAATTCTGGGCGGCTTGATCGCCCGCATTGGCGATAAGCTGATCGATGGCAGCACCCGAACGCGCCTGCTTGCGCTTCGGCAGCGGTTGGCTGCTGGCTAA
- the atpA gene encoding F0F1 ATP synthase subunit alpha — protein sequence MAVRSEEITSIIRQQIERFGTDVTTVDVGTIVEIGDGIARIHGLQGAMASELLAFPHDIYGLALNLEEDAVGAVILGDYSKITEGDEVRTTGRIIEVPVGDALIGRVVDALGRPIDGKGPIVTEKFRPVERIAPNVVTRKSVTVPVQTGIKAIDAMIPIGRGQRELVIGDRGTGKSAICLDTILNQKAGDLICIYVAIGQKASKVAQTVGILEQYGAMDRTIVVAANASDPAPLQYLAPFAGTAMGEEFMEQGRDALIIYDDLTKHAWAYRQMSLLLRRPPGREAYPGDVFYLHSRLLERAARLDEKYGGGSLTALPIIETQANDVSAYIPTNVISITDGQIYLEPDLFFAGIRPALNVGISVSRVGSSAQTKAMKAVAGRLRLDLAQYQNLAAFASFGTADMDRATRMQLERGQRATEVLKQPQFQPLPLEKQVMILFALGNGFLDEIPVDKVRQWEQAFYQFMDANYPEVGQRIAETKDLDESTVAKLTAAIKEFNATAPR from the coding sequence ATGGCAGTTCGATCCGAGGAAATCACATCGATCATCCGCCAACAGATCGAGCGGTTCGGGACCGACGTGACCACCGTCGACGTTGGCACTATCGTCGAAATCGGCGATGGCATCGCTCGCATCCACGGCCTGCAGGGCGCGATGGCGAGCGAGCTTCTCGCCTTTCCCCACGACATCTACGGGCTGGCCCTCAACCTCGAGGAGGATGCTGTTGGGGCCGTCATCCTCGGCGACTACAGCAAGATCACCGAAGGGGATGAGGTACGCACGACGGGGCGCATCATCGAGGTCCCCGTCGGCGACGCCCTAATCGGTCGCGTGGTTGACGCCCTCGGCCGCCCGATCGATGGGAAAGGGCCGATCGTCACCGAGAAGTTCCGACCAGTCGAACGCATCGCGCCGAACGTTGTTACCCGCAAGTCGGTGACAGTGCCCGTTCAAACTGGCATCAAAGCGATCGACGCGATGATCCCGATCGGGCGCGGGCAGCGCGAACTTGTCATCGGCGACCGCGGCACCGGCAAATCGGCGATCTGCCTCGACACCATTCTCAATCAGAAGGCGGGCGACCTTATCTGTATTTATGTCGCTATCGGCCAGAAAGCGTCGAAGGTCGCGCAGACGGTCGGCATCCTCGAGCAGTACGGGGCGATGGACCGGACGATCGTTGTCGCGGCGAACGCGTCAGACCCGGCGCCGCTGCAGTATCTCGCCCCCTTCGCCGGCACCGCGATGGGCGAAGAGTTTATGGAGCAGGGGCGCGATGCCCTGATCATCTACGACGACCTGACCAAGCATGCGTGGGCCTATCGCCAGATGTCGCTTCTGCTGCGCCGCCCGCCGGGCCGCGAAGCGTATCCGGGCGATGTGTTCTACCTGCATAGCCGCTTGCTGGAGCGGGCGGCGCGGCTGGACGAGAAATACGGCGGGGGGTCGCTGACCGCGCTGCCGATCATCGAAACCCAAGCGAACGACGTCTCGGCCTACATCCCGACGAATGTCATCTCGATCACCGACGGCCAGATCTATCTCGAGCCCGACCTGTTCTTCGCCGGCATCCGCCCCGCGCTGAACGTCGGCATTTCGGTCTCCCGCGTCGGCTCGTCGGCGCAGACCAAGGCGATGAAAGCGGTCGCTGGCCGGCTCCGCCTCGACCTTGCGCAGTATCAGAACTTGGCTGCCTTCGCCTCGTTCGGCACGGCCGATATGGACCGCGCGACCCGAATGCAGCTCGAGCGCGGACAGCGCGCGACCGAAGTGCTGAAGCAGCCGCAGTTCCAGCCGCTTCCGCTCGAGAAGCAGGTGATGATCCTCTTTGCTCTGGGCAATGGGTTTCTCGATGAGATCCCCGTCGACAAAGTGCGCCAGTGGGAGCAGGCGTTCTACCAATTCATGGACGCCAACTATCCCGAGGTCGGTCAACGGATCGCAGAGACGAAGGACCTCGACGAGAGCACGGTGGCAAAGCTGACAGCGGCGATCAAGGAATTCAACGCGACCGCGCCGCGCTAG
- the atpG gene encoding ATP synthase F1 subunit gamma has protein sequence MPSLRDIRRRIRSIKNTARITKAMEMVAAAKMRRAQQRVLAGRPYAETIRAVLADVVAKIPATDDGPINPLLDVRPVRRIGLILITSDRGLAGGFNANMTRRAAQFIFESAVPVSVVTIGRKGRDFMVRLGWDLRADYSNLGDYPTLLDTTPISRVVMDDFRSGYVDEVYLGYSKFVNTMVQRPVIEKLLPIDPPPDLDRTEFLYEPSPEAVLDALVTRYVEMQVYHAVLENSASEHSARMVAMRNATENANEVVNDLTLTANKVRQEVITKELLEIVGGVNALRG, from the coding sequence ATGCCAAGCCTGCGCGATATTCGCCGGCGTATCCGTTCGATCAAGAACACCGCGCGGATTACCAAGGCGATGGAGATGGTTGCTGCGGCGAAGATGCGGCGCGCTCAGCAGCGAGTCCTCGCCGGGCGCCCATACGCCGAGACAATCCGCGCGGTGCTTGCCGACGTGGTGGCGAAGATCCCTGCCACCGACGACGGGCCGATTAATCCGCTGCTCGATGTCCGGCCGGTCCGGCGCATCGGCTTGATCCTCATCACCTCGGACCGCGGCCTGGCCGGCGGCTTCAATGCCAACATGACCCGGCGCGCCGCCCAATTCATCTTCGAGTCGGCGGTCCCGGTTTCGGTGGTGACGATCGGCCGCAAGGGACGGGATTTCATGGTGCGGCTCGGCTGGGACCTGCGCGCTGACTATAGCAACCTCGGCGACTATCCCACGCTGCTCGATACCACGCCGATCAGCCGCGTCGTGATGGACGACTTCCGCAGCGGCTATGTCGATGAGGTCTATCTCGGCTACTCGAAGTTCGTCAACACCATGGTCCAGCGTCCCGTGATCGAGAAGCTGCTGCCGATCGACCCGCCGCCGGACCTCGACAGGACAGAGTTCCTCTACGAGCCGTCGCCGGAGGCGGTGCTGGACGCGCTGGTCACCCGCTATGTCGAGATGCAGGTGTATCACGCTGTGCTCGAAAACTCGGCAAGTGAGCATTCCGCCCGAATGGTCGCAATGCGCAACGCGACCGAGAATGCCAACGAAGTCGTCAACGACTTGACCTTGACGGCGAACAAGGTGCGCCAAGAAGTAATTACGAAAGAGCTGCTAGAGATCGTCGGCGGCGTCAACGCGCTGCGCGGTTGA
- the atpD gene encoding F0F1 ATP synthase subunit beta — protein MPATGKVVQVIGTVVDLEFPPDQLPELFNAVEIHMDGGKRIVAEVQQHLGNNWVRALTMDSTDGLRRGALAVDTGRPIAVPVGAPTLGRLFNVLGEPIDGLGDIQGAERWPIHRTPPSFEEQETSAQVLETGIKVIDLIAPFARGGKVGAYGGAGVGKTVVIQELIRNIAQEHGGYSVFTGVGERSREGNDLWHEMQASGVLSKTVLVFGQMNEPPGVRLRVALTGLTMAEYFRDVEGRDVLLFIDNIYRYTLAGMEVSALLGRMPSAVGYQPTLATEMGDLQERITSTKKGSITSFQAIYVPADDYTDPGVATTFGHLDAIISLDRSIAAQGLFPAVDPLASSSRILDPNIVGQEHYDVARGVQRVLQRYKDLQDIIAILGVEELSEEDKLTVARARKIQRFLSQPFFVAEQFTGRPGKYVPVRETVRGFKEILEGKHDDLPEQAFYMVGVIEEAREAAERLR, from the coding sequence ATGCCGGCAACCGGAAAAGTCGTCCAAGTGATCGGGACGGTGGTGGATCTGGAGTTTCCACCGGACCAGTTGCCCGAGCTGTTCAATGCGGTCGAGATTCACATGGACGGCGGCAAGCGGATCGTTGCTGAGGTGCAGCAGCATCTCGGCAACAACTGGGTGCGCGCCCTCACGATGGACTCGACCGACGGCTTGCGTCGGGGCGCGCTGGCAGTCGACACCGGCCGGCCGATTGCAGTGCCCGTCGGCGCGCCGACGCTTGGCCGCTTGTTCAACGTGCTCGGCGAGCCGATCGACGGCCTCGGTGACATCCAAGGCGCCGAACGGTGGCCCATCCATCGAACTCCGCCTTCGTTCGAAGAGCAGGAGACCAGCGCCCAAGTGCTCGAAACCGGCATCAAAGTAATTGACCTGATCGCGCCGTTCGCGCGCGGCGGCAAAGTTGGCGCCTACGGCGGCGCAGGGGTCGGCAAGACCGTTGTCATCCAAGAACTGATCCGCAACATCGCCCAGGAGCATGGCGGCTACTCGGTCTTCACCGGGGTTGGCGAACGTTCGCGCGAGGGCAACGACCTCTGGCACGAGATGCAGGCGAGCGGAGTCTTGAGCAAGACGGTGCTCGTCTTCGGCCAGATGAACGAGCCGCCGGGAGTGCGCCTCCGCGTCGCTCTCACCGGGCTGACCATGGCGGAATATTTTCGCGATGTCGAAGGGCGCGACGTCCTGCTCTTCATCGACAACATCTACCGCTATACGCTGGCCGGAATGGAGGTGTCGGCCCTGCTTGGTCGGATGCCGTCCGCCGTCGGCTATCAGCCGACGCTCGCCACCGAAATGGGCGACCTCCAGGAGCGCATCACGTCCACCAAGAAAGGGTCGATCACCTCGTTCCAGGCGATCTATGTGCCTGCCGATGACTACACCGACCCTGGCGTGGCAACGACGTTCGGGCATCTCGACGCTATCATCTCGCTCGACCGCTCAATTGCCGCCCAAGGGCTTTTCCCGGCCGTCGACCCGCTTGCGTCGTCGTCCCGCATCCTCGACCCGAACATCGTCGGGCAGGAGCACTACGACGTGGCGCGCGGCGTGCAGCGCGTCCTCCAGCGCTACAAAGACCTGCAGGACATCATCGCGATCCTCGGCGTTGAAGAGCTCTCCGAAGAAGACAAGCTGACCGTCGCCCGGGCGCGCAAAATCCAGCGCTTCCTGTCGCAGCCCTTCTTCGTCGCCGAGCAGTTCACCGGCCGGCCGGGCAAATACGTCCCAGTCCGCGAGACGGTGCGCGGATTCAAGGAGATCCTAGAAGGCAAGCACGATGACCTGCCCGAGCAGGCGTTCTACATGGTCGGCGTGATCGAGGAGGCGCGCGAAGCCGCCGAGCGGCTGCGCTAG
- a CDS encoding F0F1 ATP synthase subunit epsilon encodes MPLKFEIVTAERQVYADEVDLVVAPGSEGALGILPRHTPLVTRLVPGELLVRRGEEEVSLFVSGGFIEVLPDKVVVLADTAERVEEIDVARAEEARRRAQERLRERPRDLDVARAELALQRSLARLRLAEKRRKRDARPQV; translated from the coding sequence ATGCCGCTGAAGTTTGAGATCGTCACCGCGGAACGCCAAGTCTATGCCGACGAGGTGGACCTCGTGGTCGCGCCCGGCAGCGAAGGAGCACTCGGCATTCTGCCGCGCCACACGCCGCTCGTGACGCGCCTCGTGCCGGGTGAACTGCTCGTTCGCCGCGGCGAAGAGGAAGTGAGCCTCTTCGTCAGCGGCGGCTTCATCGAAGTGCTGCCCGATAAAGTGGTGGTGCTCGCCGACACCGCCGAGCGGGTCGAAGAGATCGACGTCGCGCGGGCTGAAGAAGCGCGCCGTCGGGCGCAAGAACGGCTGCGCGAGCGGCCTCGCGACCTCGATGTGGCACGCGCCGAGTTGGCGCTGCAACGGTCGTTGGCGCGGCTTCGGCTCGCTGAAAAACGCCGAAAACGGGATGCGCGCCCGCAGGTCTAG
- the murA gene encoding UDP-N-acetylglucosamine 1-carboxyvinyltransferase has protein sequence MDRSLEPTCSPLLTSSPLRPVPRSADGARFIIQGRLPLQGEVRVSGAKNAVLPAMAAALLTSEPVIIEGVPRIEDVAILSEVLVRLGARVEWLDASTLVITADQIHSFHAPSELVKKMRASFLVVGPLLARFGEGASCPPGGDVIGQRPIDVHLVGFMALGAEVRFDGEVYWTRASKLRGRTIFMDYPSHIGTENLLMAATLAEGQTIIRNASAEPEVVDLAKMLTAMGAKIRGAGTSTIEVEGVERLRGVRHRVIPDRIEAGTFALAAAATAGDVWIENVQPRHLDALLWKLGEMGVRVEERESVLRVDAREGRLRSTNVQCLPYPGYPTDLQATIGAVLTQADGLSVVHERVYDNRLLHVAELRRLGAEIEVSGQTAVIRGPVALAGTTVRALDIRSGAALVIAGLAAYGRTEVLDINHLDRGYEAIDVKLRQLGARIERRPLAA, from the coding sequence ATGGATCGCTCGCTCGAGCCGACCTGCTCACCGCTCCTCACCTCCTCTCCCCTGCGTCCGGTTCCTCGCTCAGCTGACGGCGCACGGTTCATCATTCAAGGCCGGCTGCCGCTGCAGGGCGAAGTGCGCGTCTCAGGGGCAAAGAACGCCGTCCTCCCCGCGATGGCAGCCGCCTTGCTCACCTCCGAGCCGGTCATCATCGAGGGCGTGCCTCGGATCGAAGATGTCGCCATCCTGAGCGAGGTGCTGGTCCGTCTGGGCGCGCGGGTGGAATGGCTCGACGCGAGCACGCTTGTCATCACTGCCGACCAGATCCATTCCTTCCATGCGCCGAGCGAGCTGGTGAAGAAAATGCGCGCCAGCTTCCTTGTCGTTGGCCCCTTGCTCGCGCGATTTGGCGAGGGTGCCTCTTGTCCGCCGGGAGGCGACGTGATCGGGCAGCGGCCGATCGATGTCCACCTCGTCGGCTTTATGGCACTCGGCGCGGAGGTGCGGTTCGACGGCGAGGTGTATTGGACTCGGGCATCGAAGCTCCGCGGCCGCACCATCTTCATGGACTACCCGAGCCATATCGGTACCGAGAACTTGCTGATGGCCGCCACGTTGGCCGAGGGCCAGACGATCATTCGGAACGCCTCTGCCGAGCCGGAGGTGGTCGACCTCGCCAAGATGCTGACGGCAATGGGAGCGAAAATCCGCGGCGCCGGCACCTCGACCATCGAGGTCGAAGGAGTGGAGCGGCTGCGGGGTGTCCGTCACCGCGTCATTCCTGACCGGATTGAGGCGGGCACGTTCGCTTTGGCTGCTGCGGCTACCGCCGGCGACGTCTGGATCGAGAATGTCCAGCCGCGCCATCTCGATGCGCTGCTCTGGAAGTTAGGAGAGATGGGCGTGCGCGTCGAGGAGCGGGAGAGCGTGCTGCGCGTTGACGCCCGCGAAGGACGGCTGCGCTCGACGAATGTCCAGTGCCTGCCCTACCCCGGCTATCCGACCGACCTCCAAGCGACGATCGGCGCCGTGCTCACCCAAGCCGACGGCCTGAGCGTCGTTCATGAGCGGGTCTACGACAACCGCCTGCTTCACGTTGCCGAGCTGCGCCGGCTTGGGGCGGAGATCGAGGTCAGCGGACAGACCGCCGTCATCCGCGGACCGGTCGCGCTTGCCGGCACCACCGTGCGGGCGCTCGACATCCGCTCCGGCGCTGCGCTTGTCATTGCTGGCCTTGCCGCCTACGGGCGGACCGAAGTGCTGGACATTAACCATCTCGATCGCGGCTACGAAGCGATCGATGTCAAGCTGCGTCAGCTTGGCGCTCGGATTGAGCGGCGGCCGCTCGCGGCGTAG
- a CDS encoding rod shape-determining protein: protein MRAARGRHGARQERVVFSKWIGIDLGTANCLVYVRGKGIVLNEPSVVALSVNDNRIVAIGNEARNMLGRTPGTIQVVRPMRDGVIADYVITEAMLRYFMQKVTGGFRLAKPQVMICVPAGVTSVEQWAVRDAAEQAGARKPAHLIPEPLAAAIGARIPIGTPAGNMVVDIGGGTTEAAVISMYGIVTSQSVRVAGNKLDDAIAAYIKRKHNLIIGSRTAEQVKIAIGSALPLHDNPAMEVRGRDQLTGLPRTVVVHSWEVTQALAEPLSQIVAAVRSVLEATPPELASDVIDRGMVLTGGGALLRNIDRLLAQETGVPCHIAHEPEKCVAIGAGLALEHLDVLRRSLPTDEEPLAAMSAAV from the coding sequence ATGAGAGCGGCGCGCGGCCGGCACGGCGCGCGACAGGAGCGCGTAGTGTTCAGCAAGTGGATCGGGATCGACCTCGGGACGGCAAACTGCCTCGTCTATGTGAGAGGCAAAGGCATCGTCCTCAATGAACCGTCGGTTGTTGCTCTCTCGGTGAATGACAATCGGATCGTCGCCATCGGTAACGAGGCTCGCAATATGCTCGGCCGCACTCCGGGCACGATTCAAGTCGTGCGTCCGATGCGGGACGGCGTCATCGCCGACTACGTGATTACCGAGGCGATGCTGCGCTACTTCATGCAGAAGGTGACGGGGGGCTTCCGGCTGGCGAAGCCGCAGGTGATGATCTGCGTCCCTGCCGGCGTGACGAGCGTCGAGCAGTGGGCAGTGCGCGATGCCGCCGAGCAAGCGGGAGCGCGCAAGCCTGCGCATCTCATTCCCGAACCGCTTGCGGCAGCGATTGGAGCGCGGATCCCAATCGGCACGCCGGCGGGCAATATGGTCGTCGATATCGGTGGCGGCACCACCGAAGCGGCGGTCATCTCGATGTACGGTATCGTCACCTCGCAGTCTGTCCGGGTTGCCGGCAACAAACTCGACGACGCCATCGCTGCCTATATCAAGCGCAAACATAACCTGATCATCGGCTCGCGCACTGCCGAGCAGGTGAAGATCGCGATCGGGTCGGCGCTGCCGCTCCATGACAATCCCGCGATGGAGGTGCGGGGCCGCGATCAGTTGACCGGCTTGCCGCGAACCGTTGTCGTCCATTCCTGGGAAGTGACGCAGGCGCTTGCTGAGCCGCTCTCCCAGATCGTGGCGGCAGTGCGCTCGGTGCTCGAGGCGACGCCCCCTGAGCTGGCGAGCGATGTCATTGACCGGGGGATGGTGCTCACGGGCGGCGGGGCGCTGCTGCGCAACATCGACCGCCTGCTCGCGCAGGAGACGGGCGTCCCCTGTCATATCGCTCACGAACCGGAAAAGTGTGTCGCGATCGGCGCCGGCCTCGCGCTCGAGCATCTCGATGTCCTTCGCCGCAGTCTCCCCACCGACGAAGAGCCCCTGGCGGCAATGAGCGCGGCGGTGTAG
- a CDS encoding serine hydroxymethyltransferase has product MGALERVDPEMAAILAREEERQRTGIELIASENYVSQAVREAQGSVLTNKYSEGYPGKRYYGGNEFADEAENLARQRALALFGGAHANVQPHSGAQANMAVYFAVLEPGDTVLGMDLSQGGHLTHGSPVNFSGKLFRFVSYGVDRESELIDYDALERLAKQHRPKLIIGGATAYSRFIDYARMRQIADEVGAIFMVDMAHPAGLIAGGVHPNPVPHAQIVTSTTHKTLRGPRGGMIISTEEYAQAIDRTVFPWMQGGPLMHTIAAKAVCFHEAMQPAFKEYAAHVVANAKTLAAALQAEGLRIVSGGTDNHLMLVDLSSTTISGRKAEVLLDEAGITVNRNAIPFDTRPPLQTSGIRLGTPAVTSRGFGPDEMVQIARWIAQIVHAPEDAALRRRIRDEVAHLCSRFPVPSLEPVPAAAR; this is encoded by the coding sequence ATGGGAGCTCTTGAGCGGGTCGATCCGGAGATGGCGGCGATCCTCGCCCGGGAAGAGGAGCGCCAGCGAACCGGCATCGAACTGATTGCGTCGGAGAACTACGTCAGCCAAGCGGTGCGGGAAGCGCAGGGATCGGTCCTGACGAATAAATATTCCGAAGGGTATCCGGGAAAGCGCTACTACGGCGGCAACGAGTTCGCCGATGAGGCGGAGAACCTTGCCCGGCAACGAGCGCTCGCCCTCTTCGGCGGCGCCCACGCGAACGTCCAGCCGCACAGCGGCGCCCAAGCGAATATGGCGGTCTACTTCGCGGTCCTCGAGCCCGGCGATACCGTTCTCGGAATGGACCTCTCTCAAGGCGGGCACCTGACGCATGGTTCGCCGGTCAACTTCTCGGGGAAGCTGTTCCGATTTGTTTCCTACGGCGTAGACCGCGAGAGCGAGCTGATCGACTATGACGCCCTCGAGCGGCTTGCGAAACAGCACCGGCCGAAGCTGATCATCGGCGGCGCGACTGCCTACTCGCGCTTTATCGACTATGCGCGGATGCGGCAGATTGCCGACGAGGTCGGCGCGATCTTTATGGTCGATATGGCGCATCCGGCTGGGCTGATCGCGGGCGGGGTGCACCCAAATCCGGTGCCGCACGCCCAGATCGTTACCTCGACGACCCACAAGACTCTGCGCGGCCCGCGCGGCGGGATGATCATCTCGACCGAAGAGTACGCCCAAGCGATCGACCGGACCGTCTTCCCGTGGATGCAGGGCGGACCGCTCATGCACACGATCGCGGCGAAAGCGGTCTGTTTCCACGAAGCGATGCAGCCGGCCTTCAAGGAATACGCCGCCCACGTGGTCGCAAATGCGAAGACGCTCGCCGCGGCGCTCCAAGCGGAGGGGCTGCGCATCGTCTCAGGAGGAACGGACAACCATCTCATGTTGGTCGACCTCTCCTCGACGACAATCAGCGGGCGCAAGGCAGAAGTGCTGCTTGACGAGGCGGGGATCACCGTCAACCGCAACGCGATCCCCTTCGACACCCGTCCCCCGCTCCAAACGAGCGGTATCCGGCTTGGGACCCCTGCTGTCACCTCGCGGGGATTCGGCCCGGACGAAATGGTCCAGATCGCGCGGTGGATCGCGCAGATCGTCCACGCGCCCGAAGATGCCGCGCTGCGGCGGCGGATCCGCGATGAGGTCGCTCATCTCTGCTCGCGCTTTCCTGTCCCGAGCCTTGAGCCGGTGCCGGCCGCTGCGCGCTGA
- the upp gene encoding uracil phosphoribosyltransferase has protein sequence MLAVSRHPLVRERLGRLRAAETPPREFRALLHDLALMLILEATADLALVPYPLQTPLGAAQGERLAESVAFVPILRAGLGMVPAAQQLFPDAPIWHLGLSRDEETLTPVTYYSRFARFAPCDRAYILDPMVATGGSAVTALRLLRSLGAQRIGLVSVIAAPEGIRAVEAAFPEAAIRVAAVDERLNDHGFIVPGLGDAGDRLFGTS, from the coding sequence ATGCTTGCGGTCTCGCGCCATCCGCTCGTTCGCGAGCGGCTGGGCCGCCTCCGGGCCGCGGAGACGCCGCCGCGCGAGTTCCGCGCCCTTCTTCACGACCTCGCGCTGATGCTGATCCTCGAGGCGACGGCGGACCTTGCGCTGGTGCCCTATCCCCTTCAGACCCCGCTCGGCGCAGCGCAGGGGGAACGCCTCGCAGAGAGCGTGGCATTCGTGCCCATCTTGCGCGCCGGCCTCGGCATGGTGCCGGCGGCACAGCAGCTCTTCCCCGACGCGCCGATCTGGCACCTTGGGCTCTCTCGCGACGAGGAGACCCTCACGCCGGTGACGTATTACAGCCGCTTCGCGCGCTTCGCGCCGTGTGACCGGGCGTATATCCTCGACCCCATGGTCGCGACTGGGGGGTCGGCGGTGACCGCCCTCCGGCTGCTGCGCAGCCTCGGCGCGCAGCGGATTGGGCTCGTCTCGGTTATTGCTGCGCCCGAGGGGATCCGCGCTGTCGAAGCGGCGTTCCCCGAGGCCGCGATCCGCGTCGCTGCAGTGGATGAGCGGCTGAACGACCACGGATTCATCGTGCCGGGGCTGGGTGATGCCGGCGATCGCCTCTTCGGCACCTCGTGA